A stretch of the Musa acuminata AAA Group cultivar baxijiao chromosome BXJ2-7, Cavendish_Baxijiao_AAA, whole genome shotgun sequence genome encodes the following:
- the LOC103973930 gene encoding (+)-germacrene D synthase-like, whose product MESLSLQSLVPDDELMVRKSEECDTTIKERVAELMEQIRSMSKDPTDILQTMNLVDSIQLLGLDYRFEKEISEALNHIHDAHIDDHDVFNKFKDEEGNLVSTVKDDPKGLLSLYNAACLRIHEETILDEAISFTRDQLASMLSDLTPPWWNDLFLSKNRSFARDRVVECYYWMLTVYFEPHYSRARVITTKVMTMTSILDDIYDLYSTLEESQLLTEAIQRSVRAVDCAAIKAHNTVGGLKQDMDSAVFNNATLRMRLKVVEFSFIPTQLNTTAHNHLYMKDLSEAYFEESKWSAQHCVPTLEKYLPISLISSTYPILECASFVGMGEIATKEAFEWITSFPKIVQAAAIIGHIMNDITSHEFKDEGGSFMSTLGSDVKGLLSLYNAAYLGTHGEIILDEAISFTRNYLVSASADLKRPLTTQVSLDLETPL is encoded by the exons ATGGAGAGTCTTAGTCTGCAATCACTTGTTCCAGATGATGAGCTGATGGTTCGCAAGTCT GAAGAGTGTGATACAACGATAAAAGAGAGAGTTGCGGAACTGATGGAGCAGATAAGAAGCATGTCCAAGGATCCTACTGACATCTTGCAAACTATGAATTTGgtcgattcaatccagcttcttggattggattatcGCTTCGAGAAGGAAATAAGTGAAGCGTTAAACCATATCCATGATGCCCATATTGACGACCATG atgtttttaacaagttcaaagatgaGGAAGGAAATTTAGTGTCCACCGTGAAGGATGATCCAAAGGGACTTTTAAGCTTATACAATGCGGCTTGTCTACGGATACATGAGGAGACCATACTCGATGAAGCTATTTCTTTTACAAGGGACCAGCTTGCGTCCATGTTAAGTGATCTCACACCACC ATGGTGGAATGATTTATTCCTCTCCAAAAATCGAAGTTTTGCACGAGATCGAGTGGTGGAATGTTATTATTGGATGCTTACGGTGTACTTTGAACCTCACTATTCTCGTGCACGAGTGATTACCACCAAGGTGATGACCATGACTTCCATCTTGGATGATATCTATGATCTCTATAGCACATTGGAGGAGAGTCAACTACTCACTGAAGCAATTCAAAG ATCGGTCAGAGCTGTTGACTGTGCTGCAATTAAAGCACACAATACTGTAGGAGGGCTTAAGCAAGATATGGATTCTGCAGTCTTTAATAATGCTACTCTTCGTATGAGGCTGAAGGTTGTGGAGTTCAGCTTCATCCCCACACAACTGAACACTACTGCTCACAATCATCTTTAT ATGAAAGATTTATCTGAAGCTTATTTTGAGGAATCCAAATGGAGTGCTCAACATTGCGTGCCAACTTTGGAAAAATATCTACCTATTTCCCTCATAAGTTCAACATATCCTATACTCGAATGTGCTTCTTTTGTTGGAATGGGAGAAATAGCAACTAAGGAGGCATTTGAGTGGATTACTAGTTTCCCAAAGATTGTCCAAGCTGCTGCAATAATTGGTCATATCATGAATGACATTACATCACATGAG ttcaaagatgaGGGAGGGAGTTTCATGTCTACCTTGGGGAGTGATGTGAAAGGACTGTTAAGCTTGTACAACGCAGCCTATCTTGGGACTCATGGGGAGATCATTCTTGATGAAGCCATCTCTTTTACGAGGAATTACCTAGTGTCTGCATCAGCCGATCTTAAACGACCATTAACAACGCAAGTGTCTCTCGACCTCGAGACACCTCTGTAG
- the LOC135617581 gene encoding alpha-humulene synthase-like encodes MGSLSLQSLVPDDELMVRKSVSYRPNVWGDYFIQHGQSVTPTSEECETTIKERVAELKEQIRSMSKDPTDILQTMNLVDSIQLLGLDYCFEKEISEALNHIYDAHIDDHGLYDPALRFGLLRQQGYYVSPDKIWTLLAPFTQSNLAILYLHVSKT; translated from the exons ATGGGGAGTCTGAGTCTGCAATCACTTGTTCCAGATGATGAGCTGATGGTTCGCAAGTCTGTAAGCTATCGTCCGAACGTTTGGGGCGACTACTTTATCCAACATGGTCAGTCCGTTACTCCAACATCG GAGGAGTGTGAGACAACGATAAAAGAGAGAGTTGCGGAACTGAAGGAGCAGATAAGAAGCATGTCCAAGGATCCTACTGACATCTTGCAAACTATGAATTTGgtcgattcaatccagcttcttggattggaTTATTGCTTCGAGAAGGAAATAAGTGAAGCGTTAAACCATATCTATGATGCCCATATTGACGACCATGGTCTTTACGACCCTGCTCTCCGATTTGGACTGCTGAGACAACAAGGATATTATGTCTCCCCTG ACAAAATTTGGACTTTGTTGGCACCATTTACTCAATCCAACTTGGCAATACTATATCTACACGTATCAAAGACATAG